The Zonotrichia albicollis isolate bZonAlb1 chromosome 9, bZonAlb1.hap1, whole genome shotgun sequence genome has a window encoding:
- the DYNLT2B gene encoding dynein light chain Tctex-type protein 2B: MGELGPDEGAEGAEGAENTYSLRPDLQHRFKSSTVKECIRAILKERLADVQYKPEEMAELTKSLSDTIKDRLKEEGFDRYKMVVQVVIGEQRGEGVNMAARCFWDADTDSCAHDVFMNDSLFCVVAAFGCFYY, translated from the exons ATGGGCGAGCTGGGCCCGGACGAGGGGGCCGAGGGGGCCGAGGGGGCCGAGAACACGTACAGCCTGCGGCCCGACCTCCAGCACCG ATTTAAGTCCTCCACAGTAAAAGAATGCATCCGTGCGATACTGAAGGAGAGGCTGGCCGATGTACAGTACAAACCAGAAGAAATGGCTGAGCTTACAAAGTCGTTATCAGACACAATAAAAGACAGACTAAAAG agGAGGGATTTGACAGGTACAAGATGGTGGTGCAGGTTGTCATtggagagcagagaggagaaggagtgAA CATGGCTGCACGATGTTTCTGGGACGCTGACACTGACAGCTGTGCTCACGACGTGTTCATGAAC GACAGCCTGTTTTGTGTGGTGGCTGCATTTGGCTGCTTCTACTACTGA
- the PDCD1 gene encoding programmed cell death protein 1, whose translation MAPGASKKSWGSMEVALVDLCAILLCCGPMLTCCRRVTISPAVLTRPEGDKATFYCNISMENDSGSEYSLNWYKETNHSQAQKTAEISRYKTTTVTENYRLINNTPVFEIEILNLHQNDSGSYYCGLITFYEPDKVMESKRAQLIVTAAPQVNATDEPEMEEGSPSEHIKAMLLGILLLAGVVVLLIFGYLTFTYRRGDVQKPPSENMPVKEEKPPVVFVSTVDYGVLEFQRDQHSPVPSKTQPVEQTEYATIIFPEEKPVTPERGKKHREERTRQLPSLPC comes from the exons ATGGCTCCAGGGGCCTCAAAGAAGTCGTGGGGCAGCATGGAGGTGGCCCTGGTTGACCTCTGTGccatcctgctctgctgtgggccGATGCTGACCTGCTGCCGCCGGG TGACCATCTCCCCAGCAGTGTTAACTCGCCCTGAAGGTGACAAAGCCACTTTCTACTGCAATATCTCCATGGAGAATGACTCTGGTTCAGAGTACAGCCTCAATTGGTACAAGGAGACCAACCACAGCCAAGCCCAGAAAACTGCTGAGATCAGCCGATACAAGACCACGACAGTGACAGAGAACTACCGGCTCATCAACAACACTCCTGTCTTTGAGATTGAGATCCTGAACCTCCACCAGAATGACTCAGGCTCCTACTACTGTGGACTGATCACCTTCTATGAGCCCGATAAAGTGATGGAGAGCAAGAGGGCCCAGCTGATAGTCACAG CAGCCCCCCAGGTGAATGCTACTGACGAGCCGGAGATGGAGGAAGGCAGCCCCTCAGAGCACATCAAGGCCAtgctcctgggcatcctcctGCTGGCTGGAGTGGTTGTGCTGCTGATCTTCGGCTACCTCACCTTTACATACAGGAGAGGAG atgtgcagaaaCCACCGAGTGAAAACATGCCAGTG AAGGAAGAGAAGCCCCCCGTGGTGTTTGTATCCACTGTGGATTATGGTGTGCTGGAGTTTCAGCGGGACCAGCACAGCCCGGTGCCCTCCAAGACTCAGCCAGTTGAACAGACTGAATATGCCACCATCATCTTCCCTGAGGAGAAACCTGTCACACCGGAGCGTGGCAAGAAACACCGGGAGGAGAGGACTCGACAGCTGccatcactgccctgctga